The Hymenobacter swuensis DY53 genome includes the window CTTCCCCGCCCTGAGCGAATTCCGCTTTTTCGACCTGCGTACGTTCCGCTCCTTGGGTATTGGGGTGGCGAAGCTGGACGCCGAGGCTTCACCGCGTACGGCCCTGCTGCAGCCCGAAACAACCCGTAACGGCCAGCGCTACACCCAGTACGACGACATCAACGGTCAGCGTGTAATCGAGAGCCGCGAATACGGTAACGGCGACACCAACGGCGAGTACCTCGATGTGACGTTTCAACTCCGCAGCGAGCAGACAGCTCCTGGCCCCGTGTATGTGCTGGGCGCCCTCACCGACTGGCAGCTCAAAGACGAGTTCAAGCTCACCTACGACGCCGCCAGCCAGCTATACACCGGCCATACGCTGCTTAAGCAAGGCTACTACAATTACATCTATGCCACCCAGACGGCCCAGGGCCCCAGCAGCGTGGCCTGGGAAGGGAGCTACCAGGAAACCGAAAATCAGTATGACCTGCTGGTGTATTACCGGCCGCCCGGCACCCGCACCGATTTGCTGATCGGGTACCAGCAGCTCCGGGTGAATAGCCGGCAGCCCTAGCGCCCGATGTCGGCGGTTGGGAGCGGGGCTGCGTACATACGGGTTCTGTCTGCCTCCAACTGCTTTCTATGTCGCACTATAACCTGATTCTAGTGGTGCTGGGCGTGGCCATCCTGGCCGTCGCCTGGCTGCCATCTCTGCTGAAGAAGTTTCCGCTGTCTTACCCCATTTTGTTTGTGGGGCTGGGGATGCTGGTGTTCTGGCTGCCCCTGGGCTTGCCCAACCCCGACCCGAACGAGCACTCCACCTTCACCATGCACCTCACTGAAATCTGCGTGACGGTGGCCCTCACGGGTACGGGGCTCAAAATTGACCGCAAGTTTTCCCTCTGGCGCTGGCGGGCTCCGTTGCAGCTGGTGATGGTGCTGATGGGTATTACCATTGCCGTGTTTACAGTGGTGGCCTGGAAACTGGGTGGGCTGCTGCCGGCGTCGGCCCTACTGCTGGCCGCCACGCTGGCTCCCACCGACCCCGTGCTGGCCGGCGACGTGCAGGTGGGCAACCCCGGTGAGGGCCGCGAAGATAACGTGCGCTTCGCCCTGACCGGCGAGGCCGGCCTCAACGACGGGCTGGCTTTCCCCTTCGTGCATCTGGCCCTGGTGGTGCTGGCAGCCTCTTCGCTGCACCTGGGGCAGGAGCTGCTGCACTGGGCCTGGATGGATGTGCTGTACCGCACCGGCATGGGCGTGCTGGCTGGCTGGTTGGCTGGTCGGGTGCTGTCGTTTCTGATTTTCGACTTGCCTCGTCGTGTTCAAATCAACCCCGAGGCCTACGGGTTCGTGGCGTTGGCCGTCACGCTTACGGCGTATGGCGTTACGGAGCTGCTGCACGGCTACGGCTTTCTGGCTGTCTTTGTGGCGGCCGTCACACTGCGGGCCCACGAGCGGAGCCACGAGTACCATACCGAAATGCACGAATTCACCGACCAGCTGGAACGCCTGCTCATCGTGGTGATTCTGCTGCTGTTTGGGGGCGCCATTGTACGCGGGCTGCTGGCCCCGCTTACTTGGACCGGCGCGGCCTTGGGCTTATTCCTGCTCCTTATTCTGCGGCCGATGGGTGGGATTCTCACCCTGGGCCGCAGCCGCGTAACGTGGCCCGAGCGACTGGTTATTTCCTTTTTCGGCATCCGGGGCATCGGCTCCTTTTTCTACCTGGCCTTTGCCTTGCACGAAGCAAAATTCGCCGATGGCCGGGCGCTGTGGGCCATTACCGGCTTCACGGTGCTCACCTCCATCATTCTGCACGGCACGTTGGCCACGCCCGTTATGGACTGGCTTGATAGGCGGCACGGCCGGCCCACGGCTGGGGAGTTGGAGGAACAGCAGCACCAGGAAGCAGCCCCGCCGGCTAGCTAAAGCGGCACGGAATTGGTCTGGTCCAGGCTGCCTCTGTAACCTTCCGGCCGTTGAGCTTCGTTGCAGGCGTATCTTACGCTTACTCTCCCGTTCCCACGCTCATTCTCTTTGCTCATGCCTACTCCCTCTTCTTTCCTGTACGCTGGTGCGGCGCTGGCCTTGCTGCCGGCCGTTGGTGCACGTTTTCTGACTTCCGCCCCGGCCCCGCAGCCGGCGGCTACCACAGCAGCCGTTTCCCGCCCCGTGCAGGGTGCCCAGCCCGACCCCCAGGTAATTGCCCAGTTCGGCCTGCTTGGTAATGCCAAGCTCCAGACCTATATCGACCAAAAGGGTATGCAGATGGGCCGTGTTTCCGACCGCCCGGCTGATGTGAAAGGCTTCACGGTGGTCGATTCGCCCATTATCAACGCCTTTGCCACGCCCGATGGCCATGTGTATTTCACCCGTGGGATTCTGGCTTACTTCAACAATGAGGCCCAGTTCAGCGGGGTGCTCGGCCACGAAATTGGGCACATCACGGCCCGACACGGCCAGAAGCAGCAGACGCGCTCCACCATCGCCAACGGGGCCCTGATTCTGGGCTCCATCCTGTCGAAGCGGGTGGCCTCGCTGGCCCAGCCGGCCTCACAGGTGGTGGGGTTGGGTTTGCTGAAATACGGCCGCGACGACGAAACCGAATCCGACCAGCTAGGGGTGAAGTACTCCAGCAAAATCGGCTACGACCCGGCTTCTATGGCCGATTTCTTCCTGACTCTTTCGCGCACCGAGCAAAGTAGCGGCGCGGCTACGGTGCCCACGTTCCTGTCGTCGCACCCCAACTCCGCCGACCGCTACACCAACGTAAAAAAGCTGGCCGCCCAGGCCGAGCAGCAGGCCGGCCGTCAGCTGGCCGTGAACCGCGACCAATACCTGCGCCTGATTGAGGGCCTGCCTTATGGCGACAACCCGCGTGAAGGCTACGTGGAAAATAGCGTGTTCTATCACCCCGATCTTAAATTCCAGTTTCCGGTGCCGCAGGGCTGGAAGTCGCAGAACTCGCCGAGCCAGTTCCAGATGGCCGAGCCCAACGGCAAGGCCGTACAGATTCTGCTGCCCGCCGGCAACAAAGGCCTCGATGAAACCGCCCAGGCTTTGGCCGAGCAGTTGAAGCTCCAGAACGCCCAGGCCCAGAAAACCACCGTCAACAACTTCCCCGCCATTGTTATCCAGGGCGACCAGGTAGGGCAGGACCAGCAAACCGGCCAGCAGGGCATCACGGCCAGCACCCTCACCTACCTCATCCAGGACGGTCAGACGATTTACGCCTTGGTAGGCCTCTGCGGCCCCGGCACCCTCGGCACCTACGGCAGCACCTTCCAGCGCACCGCCCAAGGTTTCAAGCGCCTCACCGACGCCAGCAAAATCAACCGCCAGCCCGAGCGCATCCGCATCAAAACCGCCAAAGCCGGCCAGACGCTGGCCTCGGCCCTCGCCGCCAACGGCATTTCCAGCAAGCGCTACGAGGAAATGGCCATCCTCAACGGCATGAAAACCACTGATAAATTAACGGCCGGGATGCTGTTTAAAGTGGTGGGGAAGTAAGCTATAGCTCGTTAAGCCTCTTGCAAAAGCTAGACTTCAAGTTTTTTGAGGTCTAGCTTTTTTATGTATTGCTGAATGCTTGTCGAAGTTGAAAGAACCCAAACATCGTCTCCTGATGGATCTTTGGGGATGAAATCGAATTCTAAGTAACAGTTCGCTATTGCAACCTTCATCCCTTCAAAATGAAGTAGCAACAGGTGAGGTCGAGTATCAGGAAATCCGAATACATCAAAGCCAATAAGTTGCTTGCCTGAAAGATGCTGCCAAAAGTTATTGTTGGCAATGAACCTTTCACTGGTCACACAGAAGGTGTCTGCTGAGGCACTTAAAGTATAGCTGGGCCATCCCTTAACTCTATTCCATCCAACAAAAACAGACTGCTCATCCTCAAACACAAGCTCTACTTGCTGTGCGATGATATCAATGCCCTGCTCATTCGTTGTGAGATCTTCTATTCCAACAACATCGTGGTAAAAGCAAGCGGCTAGTCTCTGCGAGACAACATTGTTTAGAGGTTGAAAAATGTGCTCGATGAGTAATTGACGGCTCATTTCTTCCCGATGATGAACATAAAAACGCCCCAGCCGACTCGTTCGGCTGGGGCGCTTAAGTTACTGGCTGCCGCTGAAGAAACGGCGTTAGGCCTTCTTCAGGAACTCGGTTTTGAGCACCATTGTGCTGCCGCCGGCCCGGCCTTCAATTTCGGCGGGCGAGTTGGTGAGGCGGATGTTCTTGACTACCGTGCCGCGCTTGAGCGTGAGCGATGAGCCTTTCACTTTCAGATCCTTGATGAGCGTAACCGCGTCGCCTTCCGCGAGCAGGTTACCGTTGCTGTCTTTTACGTCCATGAGGTTGGGGAGGGGAGAGGTAGAACGTCATGCTGAGCTTGCCAAAGCATCTCTACCGCTGGCTAACTCAATCGTGAGAACGAAGCAGTAGAGATGCTTCGGCAAGCTCAGCATGACGGGCAGGTATGTTCAATTACACGTTGAAGCGGAAATGCATGATGTCGCCATCCTGCACCACATACTCCTTACCTTCCACGGCCATCTTGCCTGCTTCCTTGATTTTCACTTCAGTTTTGTACTCCTGGTAGTCGGCCAGCTTGATAACCTCGGCCCGGATGAAGCCTTTCTCGAAGTCGGAGTGGATGACGCCGGCAGCGGCGGGGGCTTTGTCGCCGCGGTGCACCGTCCAGGCGCGTACTTCCTGCACGCCGGCCGTGAAGTAGGTAATCAGGTTGAGCAGGGTGTAGGAAGCGCGGATCAGGCGGTTCAAACCCGACTCGGTGAGGCCGTACTCGCCCAGGAACATCTCCTTTTCCTCGGGGTCTTCCATCTCCGCAATCTGCGACTCGATGGCGGCCGATACCAGCACCACTTCGGCGCCTTCCTGGGCCACGTGAGCCTGCAAAGCCGCCGTGTGGGCGTTGCCGCTGATGGCGCTGGCCTCATCCACGTTGGCCACATAAATCACGGGCTTGATGGTGAGCAGCTGCAGATCGGCCACGGCCTCCAGCTCCTCGGCCGAAACCGTGAGGGCGCGGGCGTTCTGGCCGGCTTCCAAAGCGTCCTTGAAGCGCTGCAGCGCGGCCACTTCCTTCTTGGCCTGCGCGTCGCCGTTCTTGGCCGAGCGCTCCGACTTGGCCAGCTTCTTATCGATGCTCTCCAGGTCCTTGATCTGCAGCTCGGTGTCGATAACGTCCTTATCGAATACGGGGTCGACGCCGCCGGCTACGTGCACGATGTTGGGGTCGTCGAAGCAGCGGATAACGTGGATGATGGCGTCCACCTCGCGGATGTTGGCCAAGAACTTGTTGCCGAGTCCTTCGCCCTTGCTGGCACCCTTCACGAGGCCGGCAATGTCCACGAACTCAATGATGGTGGGCAGCACGCGCTTGGGGTTCACCAGCTTTTCCAGAATCTGCAGCCGCTCATCGGGCACGGTAATCACGCCCACGTTCGGCTCGATGGTGCAGAACGGATAGTTGGCCGACTCGGCCTTGGCGTTGGAAAGGGCGTTGAAAAGCGTGGATTTGCCGACGTTCGGCAGGCCGACGATACCGCAGCGGAGACCCATATGGTGGAGTTGTGAAGTTGTAAAATGGCGAGTTGGCGTTCTGGACGCGCACTTCGTGGCGCAAAGGTACGGGGCTTTTTCGGGGAAAGCACCCCCGGGTTACCGGTGTGGCCCGGAAACGGCTCGCGCGTTGAACTCCGCGCCTCTCGTGCGGCGTTCAGCCTATATGTGTGAACATCATAAGCCCGCCCAAAAACTACAGCGTCTGGGTTTCTACCTGGCCGCCGGTGTGCTGGTGCTGCTCAGCCAGTACTACAGCCTGTAAGTCGCCCGAAAAACCGTTCTGAAGTCCATAGAAAAAGCCCATCCGGCAACCGGATAGGCTTTTCTAACGGTAAAATGCTGACTTATTTAGCCAGTTTGGCTTTCAGATTCTCGTCCAGAGCGGCCAGGAACTCCTCGGTGTAGAGGTAGTCCTTGCCGTGCTCCACTTTGTTGCCGTGGATGCAGACGGCCAAGTCCTTGGTCATCTTGCCGCTTTCCACGGTTTCGATGCACACCTGCTCCAGCGCGTGGCAGAAGTCGATCAGCTCCTGGTTGTTATCCAGCTTGCCGCGGAACTCCAGGCCGCGCGTCCAGGCGAAGATGCTGGCAATGGGGTTGGTAGAGGTGGGCTTGCCTTTCTGATGGTCGCGGTAGTGGCGCGTCACGGTGCCGTGGGCCGCTTCCGCTTCCATGGTGCCGCCGTCGGGCGTAACCAGCACGGAGGTCATCAGGCCGAGCGAGCCGAAGCCCTGGGCTACGGTGTCGCTCTGCACGTCGCCGTCGTAGTTTTTGCAGGCCCACACGAAGTTGCCGTTCCACTTCAGCGCCGAGGCCACCATATCGTCAATCAGCCGGTGCTCGTAAGTGATGCCGGCTTCCTTGAACTTGGCCAGATAATCAGCTTCGTAAATCTCCTGGAAGATGTCCTTGAAGCGGCCATCATACTTCTTCAGGATGGTGTTCTTGGTGCTCAAATACAGCGGCCAGCCCTTGCTCAGGGCCTGGTTGAAGCAGGCGTGGGCAAAGCCCCGGATGCTTTCGTCGGTGTTGTACATGGCCAACGCTACGCCGTCGCCTTTGAAGTTGTACACCTCAAACGATTGTGCTTCACCACCGTCCTCGGGCTGGAAGGTCACGGTCAGCTTGCCTTTGCCTTTGGTCACGAAGTCGGTGGCGCGGTACTGGTCGCCAAAGGCGTGGCGGCCGATGCAGATCGGGGCCGTCCAGTTAGGCACGAGGCGGGGCACGTTGCTCATCACAATCGGCTCGCGGAATACGGTGCCGTCCAAGATGTTGCGGATGGTGCCGTTCGGCGACTTCCACATCTGCTTCAGGCCAAACTCCTGCACGCGCTCCTCGTCTGGGGTGATGGTGGCGCACTTGATGCCCACGCCGTACTGCTTGATGGCGTTGGCCGCGTCGATGGTTACCTGGTCGTTGGTCTGGTCGCGGTACTCAATGCCCAGGTCGTAGTACTTGATATCGAGCTCCAGGTAGGGCGTAATCAGCTTATCCTTGATAAACTTCCAGATGATGCGCGTCATTTCGTCGCCATCCAATTCTACTACCGGGTTGGCTACTTTGATTTTCGTCATTGTTGCGTGCTTAAGTGGGCTGTGTGGGTTACGACTTGCGAAGGAAGGCATCGGCGGGCATCCGGCCAACTAAAACCGGAAAAGTGTACGGCTACCCTCCGCGCAAGACGGCAAAGCTACATGGTGTCAGTTAAACCCGACGGGTGCTTTGAACAGGCGCGCCGGGGAATAGTTCGGGCCACCCGCAACGCACGACGGCGCGCCAGGGCCGAAGCCGGGCGCGCCGTGCGGTGGGAAGCGGACAAAAGCTGAAGAAGTAAAAGGTGTTTCGCTAGACTTCCGAAAAAAGGAGTGACTTAATAATTATCGTCGGTGCGGTTGGGGTTGAAACCTCCTTCGCGTTCCTCGTAGGCGGGGCGGGGACGGTCCAGTTCGGCCACTTCCTCGGCCGTCAGCAACTCCTCGCGCACGTAGTCCACGGCATCCTGCAAGGCATCCACAAACTTGAGGAAGTCCTCTTTGTAGAGGAAAATCTTGTGTTTCTCGTAAGAGAACGTATCATCGTCGCGCAGGCGGCGTTTGCTCTCCGTGATGGTCAGATAATAATCCTGTCCGCGGGTGGCTTTCACGTCAAAGAAATACGTGCGCTTGCCGGCCTTAATGCGTTGGGAATAAATTTCTTCCTGGTCGTGACGGTCTTCCACTGGCCTTCTGAGTAAAGTTTTGCTATTCCAAGATGATTGAAGTTCAGCGCAACATACGTTGTTTCCAGTAGATATAAAAATTTTAAGGGTCGTATTTTCCTATTCCGGGATAAATACTGGCAAAACGCTATGTAAACGGCTGTATATCCTCAAATGCCATAATTGGCAGGTAATGAAACGGCTGGTATAAAAGAAAGATTATATATTCTGGATAATGGATGGAAAGCGGACTGCAATGGTCGGAGCTGCTGCCCGTTTTGCGTCGTAGCTACGGAGTAACCCCGTCTGTCCTTCATGCCCCAATCCTGTCGTATCTTGCTCCTCCCGCATCTGTTTTTGCTATGGCCCAACCGCTCGATCTTGCCGCCGTTCGTTCTTTCTCCAACTTGGAGTTTCTGGCCCGCCAGTTGGTGGAAGGCTTCATTACGGGCCTGCACCAGTCGCCCTACCACGGGTTTTCGGTGGAGTTTTCTGAGCACCGCCTCTACAACCCCGGCGAAAGCACCCGCCACCTCGACTGGAAGGTATTTGCCCGCACCGATAAGCTGTTTGTGAAGCGCTACGAGGAAGAAACCAACCTGCGCTGCCACCTGCTGCTCGACGTGAGCCCCAGCATGTACTACCCGGCCCCGGGCCACGATAAGCTGCGGTTTTCGGTGCTGTGCGCAGCGGCCCTCACCACCCTACTGCAAAAGCAGCGCGACGCCGTGGGTCTGGTTACCTTCGCCAATGAGGTGGAACTGCAGACGCCGGTGCGCTCCACCAGCACTCACCGCCACACCCTACTGCTCACCTTGCAACAGCTGCTGGAGCGGGCCTCCGCACCCGGCCGAGCCCATACCAACGTAGCCGGCGTCATCCACACCATTGCCCAGCAAATCCCGAAACGCTCGTTGGTAGTGCTGTTTTCCGACATGCTGGGTCGTGCCCCCGAGGAACAGACCGAAACCCTGGCCGCGCTGCAGCACCTGCGCCACCAGCACCATGAAGTGCTGCTGTTTCATGTGATGGACCGCGCCACCGAGGCCGATTTCAACTTTCAGGACCGGCCCTACCTGTTCGAGGACCTGGAAACCGGCCAGACCATCAAGCTGCAGCCCAACCAAGTGCGCGAGCAGTACCAGGCAACCATGCGGCAGTATGAGCAGGAATTGGCTTTGCGCTGTGGCCAGTACAAAATTGACTTCGTGCCGGTGGATATCCGGAAGCCGTTCGATAAAGTGTTGCACGCCTACCTGATAAAACGCGGCAAGGTGCGCGGCTAAGCCGCTGCACACCTGCCGTGTAGAGACGCAATATTTTGCGTCTCGTCGTTGCTGATGTTGTTTCATTGAACGGCCCGGCACCAGTCGTTCACCGATGAGACGTAAGATGTTGCGTCTCTACACCTTGTTGGTACTTATACCCAGGTCCGAAAGCCTGATTTTCTGAACGATGACGCTTTGGTTTTGCCGCGTGTGCGGCTTGGATTACGACGAGTCGCCCTGGGGTCCTGATGGCCGGCAGCCGGATTTCAGCAGTTGCGGCTGTTGTGGCGTTACCTTTGGCTTCGACGACGCGACGCCCGCTGCGGCCCGGCAGTTCCGGTCGCAGTGGCTGGCCGCCGGGGCCGCCTGGTTTTACCCGCGCCAGCGGCCAGTTGGCTGGGAGCCCGCCCCGCAACTAGCCCAACTCGACCCGCTTTACCGCTAACCTCTGCCCGAATGGATTTTTCCGACCTGCTGTTTTTGTTGATTATGGTCTGCCCGTTGTCGGCGCTGATGACGGTGTACATTGCCCACATGTACGGCCGGCGGTTTTGGCCGTGGCTGCTGTTCGGGTTCTGCGTGCCGCTGGTGTCCACATTCGTGGCTATTGCGCTGGGTATTCGGGATGCGCGCCGTAAGTAAGCGGAAGAGGCGTCTGATAGGTAACAGGCCGCCAATGGTTTTGCCGGTGATGCTGGTCAGGGCCGGATGCAGGCTCAACAGGTCGGACAGTCTTTGGGTTTGCTGCCGAACCAGATGTGTCCGCTGCTGCTGAGGCTGCTGTACAGGGGCTGATAAATTATAATACAGCAATTTTCATCGACCGGTTCAGGCTATTGACGTGGATGGCCAGCCGGTCGGCAAACTCCTGGGTATTTTCAGCAGCGGCTCATGATACTTCCTAACCGTGGGAAACTGAATTTCCAGCAGGCCCATGAACAGGTTGGTGAAGCGCTGTGCTGCGTTGGTGGCCACGGCGTAAAAAGGGCTGGCCCTGTGGGAAGCGTCGCTGAAGAACTTGTAACCGCCGGGCGTAGCCGACAGTCGCACCGCCTCCCTCGTTGCCCCCGTAGCAGTGGGGGAGGCGTGCTCATAGGCAAAAGTGGGTATGTTTGCCGACTCGTTAGCCGCTATCCACCTGTATTTTTATGCGTATGTGCATCTTCACGCTCGATGCAATCCAACGTATTCAGGGTTTTCAGTTTCTCACCGACTCCTCAGGCTACGTGCCGCTGCCCGCCCGGCAGCTGCTGCGTTTTGCGCAGGGCCGCTGGAAGCCCTACGAGCTACCCCAGGCCCAGAGCTTCGGGCAGGTGGCCTTCGTGGCGGGCACCGGGAAAGGCTGCCTGCTGACCGAAACCGGCCAAGTGCTGGCTACTACCAACAACGGTACCACTTGGCAACCAACAATGCTGCGGGATATCTGCCGGCTGAAGCCCTGGCAACGGGCCATAACGCTCCAGCAGAGAGCCAATCAGCTCCTCGTCTTGCCGGATAATACGCCCCGGTAAAACCGGTCCTGGTTCAGGCATGCACCGTCATGACGGGCTGGGGGGCGTGCAGGGCCACGGCTTCGGAGGTGCTGCTTTGGAAAAGGTGACTCAGCGTGGAGCGGCCGTGGGTGAGCATCACTACTAAATCGGCGTGGGCCAGCTCGGCGAAGCGCGGAATACCGGTGCTCACGCGGGGCGCGTCGAACACCTCTGCCTCGTAGTGAGTGAGCTGGTGGCGTCGGGCAAAATCCTCAATGTCGTGCAGGGCTGCCCCGTGCCGGTCGGCGGAGGGCACCACGTCCAGCAGGTGCAACGTGGCTTCCGGGAACAGCGCCTGTAACTGTTTCAGGCCGGGTACGGCGCGGTCGGCTTCGGCAGTGAAGTCAGAGGCGAAAACCAAGTGCTGCACCTGAAAATCGGGGGCCGGCTGCTTGATGGTGAGTACCGGGCAGGGAGCTGCCCGCATTACCCGCTCGGTGTGCGAATCCAGGAAAAACCGCGTCCAGGAAGTGTGCTCATGCACGCCCATCACTACCAGCTCGATGTGGTGCTCCCGGATTATTTCCAGCACAGCGGGCTCAAACTCGGCCGTAACTACTAGGTCGCGCACCGGCACGTCAGGCATCACGCTGCGGGCCTCCGCCATCCACTCGTGCATGCGGCGCTTAGTGGCCTGCAGCAGCTTGAGCATGTACACATTGTTGAGGCCGTCGCCAGCCATCATACCGCCGGAAGTGGCAATGCCGGCGGCCGGCGGCGCGTCCACTACATGTAGCAGCGTAACGTGGCCACCACTGCGGTGGGCCAACTGTAAAGCCGCCTCAAAAGCGTAGTGTGCTTCCGGGGAAAAATCGGTGGGAACAAGCAGGTTTTTCATGGTGACGGAAGTAAGAGTCGGGCCCTTGGCGGCTTGGTGGACTTAGGACCTGATAGTGGGCGTAAGCGCAGATAAGATATATAAATTAACAGGATAATACAAGGTGAGATGAATCGAAAAAACAGGGGCGCCGCAAAGCAATGCGTTGATAGATTGAGGGTTTGCGTAATGATTTAATAAAGAAGACCACCAAGCCAGTAGGTGGCGTAGCGTCGAGATTCAATAATGTCGGGGTAACGCTTGACTAACACTGCGCGGATAGCTTGCGAGGCCTTTCAATCAGCCTCTCGTTATGTCAAAATCCGCTACCCGCTCTGGCCTTAATCGCCGCGATTTTCTTAAGAATACGGCCTTGCTCTCGAGCGGCCTGGCCTTGCTACCCGGCATGTTGACCAGCTGCGACGATGACGACGAGGCCCTGCAATATACCGGTGACTTTGGCTTCCGAGAGGGTGTGGCCAGCTTCGACCCCAGCCAGAGCAGCATCCTGCTATGGACCCGCTATACGCCCGCCACCAATGAGCCCGCCTCGGCGGATATTCGGTGGGAGCTGGCCGAGGAAGCTGGTTTCGGTACGCTCAAAGCCAGTGGTACGTTAACCGCTACCGCCGCCACCGACTACACCATCTGGACCGAAGCTACCGGCCTGGCCAGTTACAAGACCTACTACTACCGCTTCCGCAACGAGCGAACCGGTGCTACCTCAGTAGTAGGCGAAACCCGCACGCTGCCCGCCGCCGGCCAGACCACCCGCGCCCGGCTGGCGGTGGTATCGTGTGCCAACTACCAGGCTGGGCTGTTCAACGTGTACGGGGCCGTAGCGGAGTCGCAGGCCGATGCGGTAGTGCATCTGGGCGACTACATCTACGAATACGGGGCCGGCGGCTACGGCACCAACTCCAACACGGCCAGTCTGAACCGCTCTCATTTGCCGGCCGGTGAAATCCTGACCCTCGACGACTACCGCACCCGCTACCGCCAGTACCGCAGCGACAAGCAGCTGCAGCTGGCGCACCAGCGCAAAGCCTTCATCTGCGTATGGGACGACCATGAGCTGGCAAACGACGCCTACCTCACTGGGGCCGAAAACCACCAGCCCACCGAAGGCAGCTTCGAGAGCCGCAAGCAGGCTGCCATTCAGGCCTGGCACGAATACCTGCCCGCCCGTGTAACCGACAAAACCCGTATCTACCGGCGCTTCGAGTTCGGGAGTCTGGTTAACTTGCTCATGCTGGATACGCGGCTGGTCGGGCGCGATAAGCAGCTCAGCTTCAGTGACTACATCGG containing:
- a CDS encoding alkaline phosphatase D family protein; amino-acid sequence: MSKSATRSGLNRRDFLKNTALLSSGLALLPGMLTSCDDDDEALQYTGDFGFREGVASFDPSQSSILLWTRYTPATNEPASADIRWELAEEAGFGTLKASGTLTATAATDYTIWTEATGLASYKTYYYRFRNERTGATSVVGETRTLPAAGQTTRARLAVVSCANYQAGLFNVYGAVAESQADAVVHLGDYIYEYGAGGYGTNSNTASLNRSHLPAGEILTLDDYRTRYRQYRSDKQLQLAHQRKAFICVWDDHELANDAYLTGAENHQPTEGSFESRKQAAIQAWHEYLPARVTDKTRIYRRFEFGSLVNLLMLDTRLVGRDKQLSFSDYIGSAGAFNTQAFGAAWLNPGRSLLGAEQRSWLTGQLAGNSARWQVLGSQVLMGKMYIPAELLTLVAQLAAGPTPALLAQYSTIAGQLAVIKTRILAGDPTVTATERARVETVLPYNLDAWDGYPVEREAVLAAAGGKGLISLAGDTHNAWHSDLMVNSGRKVGAEFATSSVSSPGFEALLAGSAAAIQGFEQSNQLLINDLQYLDASRRGFLEVEFTSSQATAQWKYVATLTTESTATTLGRTATEV